A stretch of Ectothiorhodospiraceae bacterium BW-2 DNA encodes these proteins:
- a CDS encoding LysM peptidoglycan-binding domain-containing protein has product MQLKVLSLLLLLSGCTGLVMLDHQRRFYHKVESGDTLYAIAFLYGLDYRDIAAENGIKPPYLIRVGEVLAMTAPEHGKLLPWWQAEGETGGESGAEGKAEAESGVESGAPTVTAAVVEERGRVTVRAGSERERVEPPPKPTPAPTPPPTPTPTPTPTPTPTPTPTPTPTPTPTPTSTPTPTPTPTPTSTPTPTPTPTPTPTPTPTPAKKESTPLVSKPLAEIKPQPTRLLDDIHWQWPADGEIEQSFSPNQRRNGIDINGQEGSEVYAAADGVVVYSGNGLLGYGNLIIIRHNETYLSAYGHNRRLLVDKGESVARGTKIAQMGATRKSGPLLHFEIRKNGKPTDPMRYLPRR; this is encoded by the coding sequence TTGCAGCTCAAAGTTCTGTCACTGCTGCTGCTGCTCTCGGGCTGTACCGGCTTGGTGATGCTCGATCACCAGCGTCGCTTCTACCATAAGGTAGAGAGTGGTGATACTCTCTACGCAATCGCTTTCCTCTACGGGCTCGACTATCGCGATATTGCGGCTGAAAATGGCATTAAGCCCCCCTATCTGATTCGGGTGGGAGAAGTCTTGGCGATGACTGCACCAGAGCATGGTAAGCTGCTGCCGTGGTGGCAGGCTGAGGGAGAGACTGGAGGCGAGAGTGGGGCTGAGGGCAAGGCTGAGGCTGAGAGTGGGGTTGAGAGTGGGGCTCCAACGGTCACCGCTGCTGTGGTTGAGGAGCGGGGGAGGGTGACGGTACGGGCTGGCAGTGAGAGGGAGCGAGTCGAGCCGCCGCCTAAACCGACACCGGCACCAACACCGCCGCCAACACCAACGCCAACACCAACGCCAACACCAACGCCAACACCGACACCGACACCGACGCCAACACCGACACCGACGCCAACATCGACGCCAACACCGACGCCGACACCGACGCCAACATCGACGCCGACACCGACACCGACACCGACACCGACGCCGACACCGACGCCGACACCGGCGAAAAAAGAGAGTACCCCTTTGGTCTCTAAGCCGTTGGCGGAGATCAAACCGCAGCCGACCCGACTTTTAGACGACATTCACTGGCAATGGCCAGCGGATGGCGAGATAGAGCAGAGCTTCTCCCCTAATCAGCGCCGCAACGGTATCGATATTAATGGTCAGGAGGGGAGTGAGGTCTATGCAGCCGCTGACGGGGTGGTAGTCTATAGTGGTAACGGCCTGTTAGGCTATGGTAACTTAATCATTATTCGTCATAACGAGACCTATCTGAGTGCTTATGGACATAATCGACGCCTATTGGTGGATAAGGGTGAGTCAGTGGCTCGCGGGACTAAAATTGCGCAGATGGGGGCGACTCGTAAAAGTGGGCCGCTACTTCACTTTGAGATTCGGAAAAATGGTAAACCGACCGATCCGATGCGCTACCTACCGCGACGATAG
- a CDS encoding DedA family protein — protein sequence MAIFSRLYERVMRWSVHPKAPHLLAGMSFAESSFFPIPPDVMLAPMVLAQPERAWRFAFITTIASLLGGVLGYFIGLWAFDLVEPLLQRLGYMDKIDSAGAWFDAWGVWVVFLAGFSPIPYKMFTITAGLFQMALLPFMIASLIGRGARFYLVAGLIWWGGEAMERALRRHVDTIGWGVVALVGVGLLLYQIG from the coding sequence ATGGCGATTTTTAGCCGTCTCTATGAGCGAGTGATGCGCTGGTCTGTTCACCCAAAGGCACCCCATCTGCTGGCCGGCATGAGTTTTGCGGAATCCTCTTTTTTTCCTATTCCACCCGATGTCATGCTAGCGCCGATGGTTCTAGCGCAGCCGGAGAGGGCGTGGCGGTTCGCCTTTATCACTACTATCGCCTCGCTATTAGGCGGCGTGTTGGGTTACTTTATCGGCTTGTGGGCGTTTGATCTGGTTGAGCCGCTGCTACAGCGGCTGGGCTATATGGATAAAATCGACTCTGCTGGCGCTTGGTTTGATGCTTGGGGGGTGTGGGTGGTCTTTTTGGCCGGCTTTTCGCCGATCCCTTATAAAATGTTTACCATTACCGCCGGTCTGTTTCAGATGGCGCTGTTACCTTTTATGATCGCCTCACTCATTGGGCGCGGCGCCCGCTTCTATCTGGTAGCTGGGTTGATTTGGTGGGGGGGGGAGGCGATGGAGCGTGCCCTGCGCCGTCATGTCGATACGATCGGTTGGGGGGTAGTGGCTCTGGTTGGGGTGGGGTTACTGCTCTATCAGATAGGGTAG
- a CDS encoding protein-L-isoaspartate(D-aspartate) O-methyltransferase — protein MTSQRTRDRLRYTLQQRGITNQQVLEVIASTPRHLFVDEALSHRAYEETTLPIGYGQTISRPYTVARMTELLLEVRPRKVLEIGSGCGYQTAILASLIAEVYTIERIGALYTRARNRLTQLGFTNIRLRHGDGYEGWPQQQPFDAIIVAAAPPQLPQTLLQQLAEGGVMVLPLGSSQQQLHTLYRQGGEFHDSVVEAASFVPMLTGAMR, from the coding sequence ATGACCTCGCAGCGGACTCGCGATCGGTTACGCTACACGCTACAGCAGCGCGGGATTACCAATCAGCAGGTATTGGAGGTGATCGCCTCTACCCCGCGCCATCTGTTTGTCGATGAGGCGCTCTCCCACCGTGCTTACGAGGAGACTACCCTCCCTATCGGCTATGGTCAGACTATCTCCCGCCCCTACACCGTGGCCCGTATGACCGAACTGCTGCTAGAGGTGAGACCGCGCAAGGTGCTAGAGATTGGTAGCGGTTGCGGCTATCAGACGGCCATTCTCGCCTCATTAATCGCTGAGGTCTATACCATTGAGAGGATCGGTGCCCTCTACACTCGGGCACGAAATCGACTCACTCAATTAGGCTTTACCAATATCCGTCTGCGCCATGGGGATGGCTATGAGGGGTGGCCACAGCAGCAGCCGTTTGATGCCATTATTGTCGCTGCCGCACCGCCACAGCTACCACAGACGCTACTACAACAGCTAGCAGAGGGGGGAGTGATGGTGTTACCGCTAGGGAGTTCGCAGCAGCAGCTACACACCCTCTATCGGCAGGGGGGGGAGTTTCACGATAGTGTGGTCGAGGCGGCCTCTTTTGTACCGATGTTAACTGGAGCGATGCGATAA
- the surE gene encoding 5'/3'-nucleotidase SurE translates to MKIVLSNDDGYQAEGIIALADALAIDHELQVVAPDRNRSGASNSLTLTRPLRAERSGNGFWAVDGTPTDSVHLAMTGLLEGDPDMVISGINHGANLGDDVLYSGTVAAAMEGRFLGYPAIAVSLASVTSHHEVSHFQSAVYYTLQILQQIDSHPLPPQTILNINVPDLPLEQIEGVVATRLGSRHRAEPMVRSYDPRGKAIYWVGPSGGEADCGEGTDFAAIRQHKVSVSPVVVDLTRHDSLAGIARWIGLMQEQKS, encoded by the coding sequence ATGAAAATAGTGTTAAGTAACGATGACGGCTATCAGGCCGAAGGGATTATCGCCCTAGCCGATGCCTTGGCCATTGACCATGAGCTACAGGTGGTTGCCCCCGATCGCAACCGTAGCGGGGCGAGTAACTCGCTGACGCTCACTAGGCCGCTGCGGGCTGAGCGTAGTGGCAACGGTTTTTGGGCGGTCGATGGCACCCCGACCGATAGTGTTCACCTTGCGATGACTGGTCTGCTAGAGGGGGATCCTGATATGGTGATCTCCGGTATCAACCACGGTGCCAATCTTGGTGACGATGTGCTCTACTCTGGGACTGTGGCGGCAGCGATGGAGGGGCGTTTTCTCGGCTATCCTGCCATCGCGGTCTCGTTAGCCTCGGTCACCTCTCACCATGAAGTGAGCCACTTTCAAAGTGCAGTTTACTATACGCTACAGATTCTGCAGCAGATCGATAGCCACCCGCTGCCGCCGCAGACAATTTTGAATATTAATGTTCCTGATCTACCGCTAGAGCAGATCGAGGGGGTGGTCGCGACTCGGCTCGGTAGTCGCCACCGTGCAGAGCCGATGGTGCGCAGTTACGACCCCCGAGGCAAGGCTATCTACTGGGTCGGCCCGAGTGGTGGTGAGGCCGATTGTGGTGAGGGGACCGACTTTGCCGCTATTCGTCAGCATAAGGTCTCGGTCTCGCCGGTGGTGGTCGATCTGACTCGCCACGATTCGCTCGCGGGGATTGCCCGCTGGATCGGCTTAATGCAGGAACAGAAATCTTGA
- a CDS encoding type II secretion system F family protein, with the protein MPHYGYRARGRGGEMVSGEIEGASVDAVATLLRNQGSTPITITEIELASRGPGLSEWLEKLNQKRPQLDDLVLFCRQMYSLSKAGVPIIRGISGLIETTQNRVLKAIMDDMRRGLESGRDLATSMAGHSDIFPTLMISMVRVGENTGKLDEAFFQLGNYLEMERETRKRIASALRYPAFVLIAISIALAVVNIYVIPAFSGVFDGMGMDMPWQTKLLITVSDFFVAYWRYMGVGLTLLVVWVIYYVKTKPGRMMWHKQQLKLPLVGPILHRAALARFARTFSMSSRSGVPIIQTLIVVSQAVDNDYIAEKVLSMRSGIERGDSITNTATQTGMFTPLALQMMSVGEETGAIDDMLSEVADYYQREVEYDVEKLSAAIEPIMLAAVGAIVGVLALGIFLPMWELTGMAKG; encoded by the coding sequence ATGCCACACTACGGCTATCGTGCCCGAGGTCGGGGCGGGGAGATGGTGAGCGGTGAGATAGAGGGGGCCTCTGTCGATGCGGTCGCGACGCTACTGCGCAACCAAGGCAGCACCCCGATTACGATTACCGAAATTGAGTTAGCCAGTCGCGGCCCCGGTCTGAGTGAGTGGCTAGAGAAGCTGAACCAAAAGCGGCCGCAGTTAGACGATTTAGTGCTATTTTGTCGCCAAATGTACTCCCTCTCCAAGGCGGGGGTGCCGATTATTCGTGGCATCTCCGGGCTGATTGAGACCACCCAAAATCGGGTACTTAAAGCGATTATGGATGATATGCGCCGCGGTCTGGAGTCGGGGCGTGATCTGGCGACCTCTATGGCTGGCCACAGCGATATCTTTCCGACGCTAATGATCAGTATGGTGCGGGTGGGGGAGAACACCGGTAAACTCGATGAGGCCTTTTTTCAACTCGGTAACTATCTGGAGATGGAGCGCGAGACCCGCAAACGGATCGCCTCAGCGCTGCGCTATCCTGCCTTTGTTCTCATTGCGATTTCGATCGCACTCGCGGTGGTTAATATCTATGTTATTCCCGCCTTCTCCGGCGTCTTTGATGGCATGGGGATGGATATGCCGTGGCAGACCAAACTACTCATTACCGTCTCCGATTTCTTTGTCGCCTACTGGCGCTATATGGGAGTGGGACTGACGCTGCTGGTGGTGTGGGTGATCTACTATGTTAAGACCAAGCCGGGGCGGATGATGTGGCATAAACAGCAACTTAAACTGCCGCTGGTCGGCCCTATTCTCCATCGCGCCGCTCTGGCCCGTTTTGCCCGTACCTTTTCGATGTCGAGCCGCAGTGGCGTGCCGATTATTCAGACCCTGATTGTGGTCTCGCAGGCGGTCGATAATGACTATATTGCCGAAAAGGTGCTCTCGATGCGCAGTGGCATTGAGCGGGGCGATTCGATTACCAATACCGCCACCCAAACGGGAATGTTTACCCCACTAGCGCTACAGATGATGTCGGTTGGGGAGGAGACGGGGGCGATTGATGATATGCTCTCTGAGGTCGCCGACTACTATCAGCGCGAAGTGGAGTATGATGTTGAAAAGTTGAGCGCTGCGATAGAGCCGATTATGTTGGCGGCGGTCGGGGCGATTGTCGGGGTGTTGGCATTGGGGATCTTCCTGCCGATGTGGGAGCTGACCGGCATGGCTAAAGGGTAG
- a CDS encoding dihydroorotate dehydrogenase, translating to MSSEQANSLPALALDFCGLSMSSPLVLLSGCVGFGEEYTRIEGFSNREVGAVCLKGTTLEPRLGNAPHRLYETPQGMLNAIGLQNPGARYVVDTILPQLDFSETRFIANLSGSTLEEYVEVARIFDNSPIDAVEINISCPNVKRGGAAFGNDPEMSAKVVAAVRKVTTKPLITKLSPNQTDIADNARRCLEAGSDALAVINTLMGMAIDINARRAVLGNNQGGVSGPAIKPVALLKVHQVYQVCKAHQIPIIGQGGVSSANDAIEFLIAGATAVGVGTALFYDPLICPKINRGIADYLQQHQLSLSELRGSLQLNTQTPRCGC from the coding sequence ATGAGTAGTGAACAAGCGAATAGTTTGCCCGCGTTAGCGCTCGATTTTTGTGGTCTGTCGATGAGCTCGCCGCTAGTGCTGCTCTCTGGCTGTGTCGGTTTTGGGGAGGAGTACACCCGTATCGAAGGGTTCTCTAATCGGGAGGTCGGTGCCGTCTGCCTTAAAGGGACGACGCTAGAGCCACGGCTCGGTAACGCACCGCATCGCCTCTATGAGACGCCACAGGGGATGTTAAACGCTATCGGTCTGCAAAATCCGGGGGCGCGATATGTGGTCGATACGATCTTGCCGCAGCTCGATTTTAGTGAGACCCGCTTTATTGCTAACCTCTCCGGCTCTACGCTAGAGGAGTATGTTGAGGTGGCGCGAATTTTTGATAACTCGCCCATTGATGCGGTCGAGATCAACATCTCCTGCCCTAATGTTAAGCGCGGGGGGGCGGCCTTTGGCAACGATCCTGAGATGTCAGCGAAAGTGGTCGCGGCCGTGCGCAAGGTAACTACTAAGCCGTTGATTACCAAACTCTCCCCGAATCAGACCGATATTGCCGACAATGCCCGCCGCTGTCTTGAGGCCGGTAGTGACGCTCTAGCGGTGATCAATACCTTAATGGGGATGGCTATCGACATCAATGCTCGTCGTGCGGTGCTAGGTAACAATCAGGGGGGGGTATCGGGGCCGGCGATTAAGCCGGTGGCGCTATTAAAAGTGCATCAGGTCTATCAGGTATGCAAAGCGCACCAAATTCCGATTATCGGTCAGGGAGGGGTGAGTTCGGCGAATGACGCAATTGAGTTTCTAATCGCCGGTGCGACAGCGGTAGGGGTCGGCACGGCGCTATTTTACGATCCACTCATCTGCCCAAAGATTAATCGAGGGATCGCCGACTATCTGCAGCAGCACCAGCTCAGTTTGAGCGAGTTGAGAGGGTCACTACAGCTCAACACCCAAACGCCTAGGTGTGGCTGCTAA
- the trmL gene encoding tRNA (uridine(34)/cytosine(34)/5-carboxymethylaminomethyluridine(34)-2'-O)-methyltransferase TrmL has translation MLHIILYQPEIPPNTGNIIRLCANSGARLHLVEPLGFQWEDSRLRRAGLDYHEFASVGRYPSLAECRRQNRFNTLYACTTKAKQHYHQVSYHSNDALLFGPETRGLPDEIRQQFSSTQIRIPMRAQSRSLNLSNACAIILYEALRQLGFESIG, from the coding sequence ATGCTGCATATTATTCTCTACCAGCCAGAAATTCCACCCAATACCGGTAATATTATCCGCCTTTGTGCCAATAGCGGTGCCCGCCTGCACCTCGTTGAGCCGCTAGGTTTTCAGTGGGAAGATAGCCGCCTGCGCCGAGCTGGACTCGACTACCACGAATTTGCCTCGGTCGGTCGCTACCCCTCGCTAGCGGAGTGCCGGCGACAGAACCGCTTTAACACCCTCTATGCCTGTACCACAAAGGCCAAACAGCACTACCATCAGGTGAGCTATCACTCTAACGATGCGCTACTGTTCGGCCCCGAAACTCGTGGCCTACCCGATGAGATACGGCAGCAGTTCAGTAGCACTCAAATCCGTATTCCGATGCGAGCCCAAAGTCGCAGCCTCAACCTCTCTAACGCCTGTGCGATTATCCTCTACGAGGCGCTACGGCAGCTCGGTTTTGAGTCGATTGGCTAG
- a CDS encoding Na+/H+ antiporter subunit G, which produces MVFELIISLLVLLGSFFVLVGSIGLVKLPDFFTRLHSATKATTLGVGSLLIASTLYFIFYSSELSLHEVLIAMYLFVTTPISAHVMAKSALHLQHQRRERSQSATDEELSPSQSTQNRAAVAPRRG; this is translated from the coding sequence ATGGTCTTTGAGCTAATTATTTCGCTATTGGTGTTATTGGGGTCGTTTTTTGTGTTAGTCGGCTCTATCGGCTTAGTTAAGCTGCCCGACTTCTTTACTCGGCTCCATAGTGCGACTAAGGCAACGACGCTTGGGGTGGGATCGCTGTTAATCGCCTCGACCCTCTACTTTATCTTCTACAGCTCTGAACTGAGCCTACATGAGGTGCTCATTGCGATGTACCTGTTTGTTACCACCCCGATTAGTGCCCATGTGATGGCCAAATCGGCGCTCCATCTACAGCATCAGCGGCGCGAGCGGTCGCAGTCAGCGACCGATGAGGAGTTATCGCCTAGCCAATCGACTCAAAACCGAGCTGCCGTAGCGCCTCGTAGAGGATAA
- a CDS encoding K+/H+ antiporter subunit F, translated as MLSYILPLGFFLVSVALLLSLYRLIRGPSSPDRILALDTLYINTIALLIMVSLYLENGLYFEVALLIAVMGFIGTVALSKYLLRGDIME; from the coding sequence ATGCTAAGTTATATTTTGCCGTTAGGCTTTTTTCTGGTCTCTGTCGCGCTATTACTGAGCCTCTATCGTCTGATTCGGGGGCCGAGCTCGCCCGATAGAATTTTAGCGCTCGATACGCTCTATATTAATACCATTGCCCTGTTAATTATGGTCAGTCTCTACCTAGAGAATGGGCTCTATTTTGAGGTGGCGCTACTCATCGCTGTGATGGGGTTTATTGGTACCGTGGCGCTAAGTAAGTATCTGCTGCGCGGCGATATTATGGAGTAG
- a CDS encoding Na+/H+ antiporter subunit E produces MDRAVESSPPPSQQERRRLLPHPILSLLLLLVWLLLNNTVAPGHVVLGSLLAIVIPFFTSSFWDEPVHFRHFTVFIRFIALVMVDIVVANIIVAKQVLSPNHHLKPALFQVPLDIRDPVGISVLASTISLTPGTVSCDLSEDQRFLIVHGLSVDSVEEEVALIKQRYERSLMEIFDPC; encoded by the coding sequence ATGGATAGAGCGGTAGAGAGCTCCCCCCCCCCCTCCCAACAGGAGCGGCGGCGACTGTTACCCCACCCGATTCTATCGCTGCTGCTGCTGCTAGTCTGGCTGCTATTGAATAATACCGTTGCGCCGGGCCATGTCGTACTCGGCTCGCTGTTGGCGATTGTGATTCCCTTCTTTACCTCTTCGTTTTGGGATGAGCCGGTCCATTTTAGACATTTTACGGTTTTTATTCGCTTTATTGCGCTGGTGATGGTCGATATTGTAGTTGCCAATATCATTGTGGCCAAGCAGGTGCTCTCTCCTAACCACCACCTAAAACCGGCGCTGTTTCAAGTGCCGCTCGATATTCGCGATCCGGTCGGTATTAGTGTCTTGGCGAGTACTATCTCCTTAACGCCCGGCACAGTGAGTTGCGATTTAAGTGAAGATCAGCGTTTTCTGATTGTTCATGGCCTCTCGGTCGATTCGGTCGAAGAGGAGGTCGCTTTAATTAAGCAGCGTTATGAGAGGTCGTTAATGGAGATCTTTGATCCATGCTAA
- a CDS encoding monovalent cation/H+ antiporter subunit D — MNHAPILPLLWPLLAGVLLLLLQRLMPGWLRLFSLLATAFGLVLALYALQQALQQGAQIYALGSWSPPFGIILVLDPLSALMVVVTALLALMALWYAVGRGTDREGHYFHVLFQFQLFGINGAFMTGDLFNLFVFFEVLLLASYSLLLHGQGRQRTRAGLHYVVVNLVGSTLFLFAIGTLYGMTGTLNIADMALRIAQLPSESVTVVAVAGLMLLVVFGLKAAVFPIYLWLPSAYHHTSAPVAALFAIMTKVGIYAIIRVHGTLFGAEAGELAGLHAPWLLALGLVTLVMAAFGVMSAVDIRRQIAYLVLASVALLLVAVGINTPQALSGAIYYTVHSTLIAGGLFLLADLLIQGRGSAMITKWMPPFTHLVSLGALFFLFAIAVSGLPPLSGFLGKVMILKAALLHPQAMLIITVVLITTLLMVVSLARTGSALFYETRAESETTEFHWSWLMLTPILVLLAASPLLVALAWPMTQLTDQIAASLFEGSLYLEAVLPQEVR; from the coding sequence ATGAACCACGCACCGATTCTACCTCTATTATGGCCGCTGTTGGCTGGGGTACTACTGCTACTGCTACAGCGACTGATGCCGGGGTGGCTACGGCTCTTTTCACTACTGGCGACGGCGTTTGGGTTGGTGCTTGCCCTCTATGCATTGCAGCAGGCGTTGCAGCAGGGGGCGCAGATCTATGCGTTAGGGAGCTGGTCGCCCCCTTTCGGGATCATCTTGGTACTAGATCCACTATCGGCGCTTATGGTGGTGGTGACCGCGCTGTTGGCACTTATGGCGCTGTGGTATGCCGTTGGCCGAGGCACCGATCGAGAGGGGCACTATTTTCATGTGCTGTTTCAGTTCCAGCTATTTGGCATTAATGGTGCCTTTATGACTGGCGATCTATTTAACCTATTTGTCTTTTTTGAGGTGCTGCTACTCGCCTCCTATAGTCTGCTGCTCCATGGTCAGGGGCGGCAGCGGACTCGGGCAGGGCTCCACTATGTTGTCGTTAATCTGGTCGGTTCGACACTGTTTCTGTTTGCTATCGGTACCCTCTACGGCATGACCGGAACGCTCAATATCGCCGATATGGCGCTACGAATTGCCCAGCTACCCTCTGAGAGTGTCACCGTGGTGGCGGTCGCGGGGTTGATGCTGCTGGTGGTGTTTGGACTGAAGGCGGCGGTTTTTCCGATCTATCTTTGGCTACCTAGTGCCTACCACCATACCTCCGCCCCGGTGGCGGCGCTATTTGCGATTATGACTAAGGTCGGTATCTATGCCATTATTCGAGTTCATGGTACCCTCTTTGGTGCCGAGGCTGGTGAGCTAGCTGGACTCCATGCGCCGTGGTTACTCGCGCTTGGGTTAGTGACTCTGGTGATGGCAGCGTTTGGGGTGATGAGCGCGGTCGATATTCGACGGCAGATCGCCTATCTGGTGTTAGCGTCGGTGGCGCTACTACTGGTGGCAGTGGGTATCAATACCCCACAGGCACTCAGTGGCGCGATCTACTACACGGTACACTCGACGCTCATTGCCGGCGGGCTATTTTTACTGGCCGATCTGCTGATCCAGGGACGGGGTAGCGCGATGATTACTAAATGGATGCCGCCCTTTACCCATTTAGTGTCGCTTGGGGCGCTCTTTTTTCTGTTCGCTATTGCCGTCTCCGGTCTGCCGCCGCTATCGGGATTTTTGGGTAAGGTGATGATTTTGAAAGCGGCCTTGTTACACCCGCAGGCGATGTTAATTATCACTGTGGTGCTGATAACCACACTGTTAATGGTGGTGTCGTTAGCACGAACCGGCTCGGCGCTCTTTTATGAGACCCGTGCTGAGAGTGAGACGACAGAGTTTCACTGGTCGTGGCTGATGTTAACCCCAATATTGGTTCTGTTGGCGGCCTCGCCGCTACTGGTGGCGTTGGCTTGGCCGATGACGCAGTTAACTGATCAGATTGCCGCTTCGCTATTTGAGGGTAGCCTCTATCTTGAGGCGGTGCTACCACAGGAGGTTCGTTAA
- a CDS encoding Na+/H+ antiporter subunit C gives MEIVLALMIAILTVAGVFLTLRARTYPVVLGLTLLAYAVNMFLFAMGRLTLNQAPILQPGVVNYADPLPQALVLTAIVISFAMTAFVIVLSLKARGEFDSDHVDGK, from the coding sequence ATGGAGATTGTTCTAGCGCTCATGATTGCCATTTTAACGGTCGCTGGGGTCTTTTTAACCCTGCGGGCACGCACCTACCCAGTGGTGCTGGGGTTGACGCTGCTCGCCTATGCGGTGAATATGTTTCTGTTCGCGATGGGGAGATTAACCTTAAACCAAGCCCCTATTTTACAGCCGGGTGTGGTTAACTACGCCGACCCGCTGCCCCAAGCGCTGGTCTTAACGGCGATTGTGATTAGCTTTGCGATGACGGCGTTTGTGATTGTGCTCTCTTTGAAAGCTAGAGGCGAGTTTGATAGCGATCATGTTGATGGGAAGTAA